One segment of Synchiropus splendidus isolate RoL2022-P1 chromosome 4, RoL_Sspl_1.0, whole genome shotgun sequence DNA contains the following:
- the LOC128758001 gene encoding macrophage mannose receptor 1-like: MAKVVLLLSVLLFLLVMSSGLIKFQTVDQQLNWNDAQKHCRAKFADLATVVTSEEIEYFHVAPNNSEGQEEDEFWIGLYDDVDSWTWSIDGTYLENSGRDEFGNWTDNDGGDEHCAQLENGTLDDCSCDLLRNALCYDNSTETYLLSTELRNFEDAQTYCRQHSGDLTSIKNGTELEEVVDIVGHNSSCWIGLSREAWKWSDQSLSPVQFWRSSQPGNEDGDEFCGFATSSGFGDSLCEEKRSFVCSVAPKKYVKLNFVYNSTSQDPFSKSFLLAAITENILVKLTNNGIVQHVRFTWK, from the exons atgGCCAAGGTggttcttctgctctctg TTCTGTTGTTTCTGCTGGTTATGAGCTCTGGGTTGATAAAATTCCAAACTGTGGACCAACAACTGAACTGGAATGACGCTCAGAAACACTGCAGGGCAAAGTTTGCTGACTTGGCAACTGTAGTGACTTCTGAGGAGATAGAATACTTTCATGTAGCACCAAATAACTCCGAGGGTCAAGAGGAAGATGAATTTTGGATTGGACTCTACGATGATGTAGACAGCTGGACGTGGTCCATTGACGGCACATATCTCGAAAACAGCGGAAGAGACGAGTTTGGAAACTGGACGGACAATGATGGTGGGGATGAGCATTGTGCGCAGTTAGAAAATGGGACGTTGGATGATTGCTCTTGTGATCTCCTGAGGAATGCTCTGTGCTATGACA ACTCTACTGAGACGTACTTGCTGTCCACAGAGCTGAGGAACTTTGAGGACGCCCAGACTTACTGCAGACAGCACTCTGGTGACTTAACCAGCATTAAAAACGGCACGGAGCTAGAGGAAGTGGTCGACATCGTTGGTCACAATTCAAGCTGCTGGATTGGTTTGTCAAGAGAGGCCTGGAAATGGTCAGACCAAAGCCTTTCACCGGTCCAATTCTGGAGATCCTCCCAGCCAGGaaatgaagatggtgatgaattTTGTGGGTTCGCAACATCGAGTGGGTTTGGCGATTCTCTCTGTGAGGAAAAGAGAAGTTTTGTCTGCTCTG ttGCCCCAAAGAAGTACGTGAAGCTCAATTTTGTCTACAACTCAACCAGCCAGGATCCATTCTCAAAATCCTTCTTACTGGCAGCCATAACAGAAAAT ATACTGGTGAAGTTGACAAATAATGGGATTGTCCAGCATGTGAGATTCACCTGGAAGTGA